One Erysipelothrix amsterdamensis DNA window includes the following coding sequences:
- a CDS encoding Sapep family Mn(2+)-dependent dipeptidase, translated as MLNKIYAKMDELMPELLKSIQRLVAIESVEGVHTEDAPYGEMPKRALLEVLTIAEELGFHTKNIDNIIGYAQYGEGDGDYIGIFGHVDVVPVGEGWSYPPLGGVIDRGRIWGRGVLDNKGPILTNLYALYALKELGVTFNRPVRVVFGTNEESGFGCVKHYLTKENPPVFGWTPDCKWPVVYGERGRALIQFVNHGSQEDFNEFINEYILSSPNNGVKLGINVKDEDFGEMIMRGYKLGMTDDNLFFQISLSYPKVKTVDELIEMIRKVTPESIEVVCAHNWNPVFYDKESPEITLLTDAYEEVMGERLAPVTTTGGTYAKIIPNIIAFGPSFPGQKDIAHLPDEWMNLDDILNNAKIYSNALYKLKDL; from the coding sequence ATGCTTAATAAAATTTATGCAAAAATGGATGAATTAATGCCAGAGCTTCTAAAATCAATCCAACGTCTTGTTGCTATTGAATCTGTTGAGGGGGTTCACACTGAGGATGCACCTTACGGTGAAATGCCCAAAAGAGCACTTTTAGAGGTGCTTACCATTGCTGAAGAACTAGGATTTCATACAAAGAACATTGATAACATCATCGGATATGCGCAGTATGGTGAGGGGGATGGCGACTATATCGGTATCTTTGGACATGTTGATGTCGTTCCAGTAGGAGAAGGGTGGTCTTATCCACCACTTGGCGGTGTCATCGATAGAGGACGAATTTGGGGTCGCGGCGTCTTAGATAACAAAGGACCAATTCTTACAAATCTTTATGCGCTCTATGCTCTTAAAGAATTGGGAGTAACCTTTAATAGACCGGTTCGTGTTGTTTTTGGTACAAATGAAGAGTCAGGATTTGGATGTGTTAAACATTATTTGACCAAAGAAAATCCTCCGGTATTTGGATGGACACCAGATTGTAAGTGGCCAGTAGTTTACGGAGAAAGAGGTCGTGCTCTAATTCAATTTGTTAATCATGGCTCTCAAGAAGACTTTAATGAATTTATTAACGAATACATTCTTTCAAGTCCAAATAATGGTGTTAAGTTAGGTATTAATGTTAAAGATGAAGACTTTGGTGAAATGATTATGCGTGGTTATAAACTGGGTATGACTGATGATAACCTATTCTTCCAAATTTCACTAAGTTATCCTAAAGTAAAAACTGTGGATGAATTGATTGAAATGATTCGTAAAGTAACTCCTGAAAGTATCGAAGTAGTTTGTGCTCACAACTGGAATCCTGTATTTTATGATAAAGAGTCACCAGAAATCACCTTATTAACTGATGCTTATGAAGAAGTAATGGGTGAACGTTTGGCTCCAGTTACAACAACAGGAGGTACTTATGCAAAAATTATTCCTAATATTATTGCATTTGGTCCAAGTTTCCCAGGTCAAAAAGATATTGCCCACTTACCAGATGAGTGGATGAATCTTGATGATATTTTGAATAATGCCAAAATTTATAGCAATGCTCTCTATAAATTGAAAGATCTATAA
- a CDS encoding Arm DNA-binding domain-containing protein gives MPVYKDQKRNTWYFDIRYRDSLGKVRRIKRRGFNSKQRTINAERNF, from the coding sequence ATGCCTGTTTATAAAGATCAAAAACGAAATACCTGGTATTTTGATATCAGGTACCGAGATAGTTTGGGAAAAGTAAGAAGGATAAAACGACGCGGATTTAACAGTAAACAAAGAACAATAAATGCAGAACGAAATTTTTAA
- a CDS encoding restriction endonuclease, translating to MLNRKNNLIKKLNILLKDIVFLLLKALYLFVNVVAIFCIFSEIILLFSLFKDQENVGAFYTCSIISAIVVYIHLHLKKEIKKLELQRTSNINPQVNHINNDNLVSSDKYEPKNSFISIDIQKKSDSIDENLNNSKIGVPEHITKKIVKNKVYSRVSKEQSEYELSEAIALDQNVLNDHDLLTRIVEFVIHESTFSQKKLQNEFDLDFITLSSYLDTLRTLQLIDYKNERINKHFDLSGIILRIENARTFHKDLITRKRFESLKNHSEFEDFIIDLVTKLDYIIIKKVPQVNNQSVDFIATKDKVKFAFQCKFHNAPINYGTVKEIIYGVKFFDSHVGVIVTNNSFRKPARELADSNNIVLWDGDDLVKLINSINY from the coding sequence ATGTTAAATCGTAAAAATAATCTAATCAAAAAGTTAAATATATTATTGAAAGATATCGTATTTCTGTTACTCAAAGCGCTATACTTATTTGTTAATGTCGTAGCGATATTTTGTATATTTAGCGAAATTATCCTACTCTTTTCTCTTTTTAAAGATCAAGAAAACGTCGGCGCTTTTTATACCTGTTCAATAATTTCGGCTATAGTTGTATACATACATTTACACCTAAAAAAAGAAATTAAGAAATTAGAACTACAAAGGACTTCAAATATAAATCCACAAGTAAATCATATCAACAATGATAATTTGGTTTCTTCTGACAAATACGAACCTAAAAACTCATTTATAAGTATTGATATACAGAAGAAAAGCGATTCTATAGATGAAAATCTAAATAATAGTAAAATTGGAGTTCCTGAACACATAACAAAAAAAATAGTAAAGAATAAAGTTTATTCTAGAGTTTCCAAGGAACAATCAGAATATGAATTAAGCGAAGCAATAGCTTTAGACCAAAACGTTTTGAATGACCACGACTTGTTAACTCGTATCGTTGAATTTGTTATTCATGAGAGTACTTTTAGTCAAAAGAAATTACAAAATGAATTTGATCTTGATTTTATAACACTCTCTTCATATTTAGATACACTAAGAACGCTTCAACTTATAGATTACAAAAACGAACGAATTAATAAACATTTTGACCTTTCAGGTATTATTTTAAGAATAGAAAACGCTCGTACATTTCATAAAGATTTAATAACACGAAAGAGATTTGAATCCCTTAAAAACCACTCTGAATTCGAAGATTTTATAATTGACCTTGTAACAAAACTTGATTATATAATTATTAAAAAAGTTCCACAAGTCAATAATCAAAGTGTTGATTTTATTGCAACAAAAGATAAAGTTAAATTTGCATTTCAATGTAAATTTCATAATGCACCAATAAACTATGGTACCGTCAAAGAAATAATTTACGGAGTAAAATTTTTCGACTCACACGTTGGCGTAATTGTAACCAACAATAGTTTTAGAAAACCAGCAAGAGAACTTGCAGATTCAAATAACATTGTACTTTGGGATGGCGATGATTTAGTAAAACTCATTAACTCTATAAATTACTAA
- a CDS encoding helix-turn-helix domain-containing protein — translation MNQDEKDRLGLILKKYRIKNNMTLEYVADKLNITHKSVQFWEQGKNEIKLSKLIAISKLYNISIDSILAEANIK, via the coding sequence ATGAATCAAGATGAAAAAGATAGATTAGGACTTATTTTAAAAAAATACCGTATTAAAAATAATATGACTCTAGAGTACGTTGCTGATAAACTCAATATTACTCATAAATCTGTTCAATTTTGGGAACAAGGAAAAAATGAAATCAAATTATCAAAACTGATAGCTATTTCCAAACTCTATAATATTTCGATAGACTCTATATTAGCAGAAGCAAATATTAAATAA